The Fusarium falciforme chromosome 7, complete sequence genome window below encodes:
- a CDS encoding AB hydrolase-1 domain-containing protein: MADDKQKPIIFLVHGAWHRPLHYRPLIHALQAKGFTVLAPPLASSGYDDSVDGKTYHDDVKRVHDVLLPFLDEGRIAIGIGHSYGGVPLTVAIQGHTIAERAAKGLKGGVASAIYISATPVIAKDISMYESVGNKYTTDWLHEVSEKRLPLKPDIAPDAFYFDVEKSIRDEAMAHVCHQSRGPFEVPVVCTPKDLDIPKTYVVCLNDKIFLKDIQAYVADNWGAKALEIESGHSPWLIDSHREWLVNLVGEEAAKI, encoded by the exons ATGGCGGACGACAAGCAAAAGCCGATTATCTTCCTCGTCCACGGTGCGTGGCATCGTCCCCTGCATTATCGCCCTCTCATCCATGCTCTCCAAGCCAAGGGCTTCACCGTTCTGGCACCTCCCCTGGCAAGCTCTGGATATGACGACTCAGTCGACGGCAAGACGTACCATGACGACGTGAAGCGTGTTCATGATGTGCTGCTGCCCTTCCTGGATGAAGGAAGAATTGCTATTGGTATCGGCCATAGCTACGGCGGGGTGCCTCTCACCGTAGCCATCCAAGGTCACACTATCGCCGAGCGGGCAGCAAAGGGCCTCAAGGGAGGAGTTGCATCAGCCATCTACATTTCAGCGACGCCGGTTATCGCCAAAGACATTTCCATGTATGAGTCTGTGGGAAACAAGTATACTACAGACTGGCTCCACGAGGTTTCT GAAAAACGTCTCCCGCTCAAACCTGACATCGCGCCGGATGCCTTCTACTTCGATGTTGAGAAGTCCATCAGGGATGAGGCGATGGCGCATGTTTGCCATCAGAGCCGCGGACCCTTCGAGGTTCCCGTTGTCTGCACGCCAAAGGACCTTGACATCCCCAAGACCTATGTCGTGTGCCTAAACGACAAGATCTTCCTAAAGGATATCCAGGCCTACGTGGCGGATAACTGGGGAGCCAAGGCTCTTGAGATCGAATCGGGACACAGCCCGTGGTTGATTGATTCTCACAGAGAATGGCTTGTGAATCTGGTTGGAGAGGAGGCGGCTAAGATCTAA